One window of the Benincasa hispida cultivar B227 chromosome 3, ASM972705v1, whole genome shotgun sequence genome contains the following:
- the LOC120073074 gene encoding uncharacterized mitochondrial protein AtMg00810-like gives MTGCKPVDTSVEYNAKLSDKNDRVPVNKERYQRLVGKLIYLSHTRPNISCEVGVVSQFMQAPCEDHTTTTKCILPYLKGTLGKGLMFKKTDKRFVEAYTDSDWASFVIDKKSTSGYYTFV, from the coding sequence atgactgggtgtaaacctgTTGACACATCAGTAGAGTACAATGCAAAGCTCAGTGATAAGAATGATAGAGTTCCTGttaataaagaaaggtatcagcGGTTAGTCGGAAAATTGATCTACTTGTCTCATACAAGGCCAAATATTTCTTGTGAAGTAGGTGTtgtcagtcagtttatgcaagctCCTTGTGAGGATCATACGACAACAACTAAATGTATCCTCCCGTACTTGAAAGGAACTCTTGGCAAGGGTCTAATGTTTAAAAAGACTGATAAACGATTTGTTGAAgcctacactgattctgactgggCAAGTTTTGTTATTGACAAAAAATCGACATCTGGGTACTATACGTTTGTCTAA
- the LOC120072684 gene encoding eukaryotic translation initiation factor 3 subunit D-like, whose amino-acid sequence MVGGFEVGAVPYNPDGWGPPDSTATLVASSNLPLNVPFAPFSRSDKLGRIADWTRTMNNPGRPKTASDSVFDFTNDDSFPANADEDMSFRLVDGKPPPRPKFGPKWRFNQQRTQLPQRRDEEVEARKREAEKERARRDRLYNLNRSNVNAPRREAAVFKSSVEIQPEWNMLDQIPFSTFSKLSFSVPEPEDLLLCGGLEFYDRAYDRITPKNERRLERFKNRNFFKVTTTDDPVIRRLANEDKATVFATDAILSTLMCATRSVYSWDIVVQRVGNKLFFDKRDGSQLDLLAVHETSQEPLPEAKDDINSAYSLSVEAAYINQNFSQQVLVRDGNKVAFDEPNPFANEGEEVASVAYRYRRWKLDDDMYLVARCEVQSVMEVNKQRSFLTLNALNEFDPKYSGVDWRQKLETQRGAVLATELKNNANKLAKWTAQALLASADMMKLGYVSRVHPRDHFNHVILAVVGYKPKDFAGQINLNTSNMWGIVKSIVDLCMKLNEGKYVLVKDPSKPQVRIYEVPADAFENDYVEEPLAEEDQVQPPAEDENGATANAGADDAEEKVDAAQA is encoded by the coding sequence ATGGTCGGAGGCTTTGAAGTGGGAGCTGTCCCCTACAACCCCGACGGTTGGGGTCCGCCGGACTCCACCGCCACTCTCGTCGCTTCCTCTAACCTCCCTCTCAATGTCCCCTTTGCCCCATTCTCTCGCTCCGATAAGCTTGGCCGGATCGCCGATTGGACTCGAACCATGAATAACCCTGGCCGACCAAAGACTGCTTCCGATTCCGTCTTCGATTTCACGAACGACGATTCCTTTCCGGCCAATGCCGACGAGGACATGTCCTTCCGTTTGGTCGATGGAAAGCCTCCTCCGCGCCCCAAATTTGGCCCTAAATGGCGATTCAACCAACAAAGGACCCAGCTACCTCAGCGCCGTGACGAAGAAGTTGAAGCTCGAAAGCGCGAGGCTGAGAAGGAGCGGGCTCGCCGTGACCGCCTTTATAACCTCAACAGGTCTAATGTCAATGCCCCCCGTCGCGAAGCTGCTGTTTTCAAATCCTCTGTGGAAATTCAACCCGAATGGAACATGCTTGATCAGATTCCCTTCTCCACTTTCTCGAAGCTGTCCTTCTCTGTTCCTGAGCCAGAAGACCTTCTTCTGTGCGGCGGGCTAGAGTTCTATGATCGAGCATACGACCGAATCACTCCCAAGAACGAGCGCCGCCTCGAGCGCTTCAAGAACCGCAACTTCTTCAAGGTGACTACTACTGATGATCCTGTCATTCGTCGTTTAGCAAATGAGGACAAAGCCACAGTTTTCGCTACGGATGCCATCCTTTCCACCCTTATGTGTGCAACTAGATCGGTTTACTCCTGGGATATTGTGGTTCAACGTGTTGGGAACAAGCTTTTCTTTGATAAGAGGGATGGGTCGCAACTTGATTTGCTTGCCGTCCACGAGACCTCTCAGGAACCTTTACCAGAGGCCAAGGACGATATCAACTCCGCTTACTCACTGAGTGTTGAAGCTGCTTACATTAATCAGAACTTCTCGCAGCAAGTTTTAGTTAGGGACGGAAATAAGGTGGCCTTTGACGAACCAAACCCATTTGCAAATGAGGGTGAGGAGGTCGCTTCAGTTGCTTATAGGTACAGGAGGTGGAAACTCGATGATGATATGTATCTTGTTGCGCGGTGTGAGGTTCAAAGTGTTATGGAGGTTAATAAGCAAAGATCATTCTTGACTTTGAATGCTCTTAATGAATTTGATCCCAAGTATTCTGGTGTTGATTGGAGGCAGAAATTGGAAACACAGAGGGGTGCTGTTTTGGCCACTGAGTTGAAGAACAATGCTAATAAATTGGCAAAATGGACAGCTCAAGCCCTGTTGGCTAGTGCAGATATGATGAAGTTGGGATATGTCTCTAGGGTTCATCCTCGCGATCACTTTAACCATGTCATTTTAGCTGTGGTTGGATATAAACCTAAGGATTTTGCAGGTCAAATTAACTTGAATACGTCTAACATGTGGGGTATTGTTAAATCCATTGTGGATTTGTGCATGAAATTGAATGAAGGTAAGTACGTTTTGGTTAAGGACCCATCAAAACCACAGGTTAGGATCTATGAGGTTCCTGCAGATGCATTTGAGAATGATTATGTTGAGGAGCCACTGGCTGAGGAGGACCAAGTGCAACCACCAGCAGAAGATGAAAATGGTGCCACCGCTAATGCAGGGGCGGATGATGCAGAAGAGAAGGTTGATGCTGCTCAAGCTTAA
- the LOC120073076 gene encoding serine/threonine-protein phosphatase 7 long form homolog: protein MESSPSNLVQLYQQNTHRSQSADFLRVAQIGFIHLDWYPITALVERWRPETHIFHLPCGECTITLQDVAIQFGLRVDGQPLTGSLQYDWKNICEELLGVLPDDLKGSRSSILWLASQFPELPPDADDINVRRYARAYIMQLIGGFLFADKSNNLLSCSSCYCLDFEHAGTYSWGGAYLAWLYRELCRAINAQPLEITLLQLWAYDRFPIVALQV, encoded by the exons ATGGAGTCTAGTCCTTCTAATCTTGTAcaactatatcaacaaaatacgcATCGTTCACAATCG GCAGATTTTCTTAGGGTTGCACAAATCGGATTTATCCATCTTGATTGGTACCCCATTACTGCTCTAGTCGAGCGTTGGAGACCAGAAACCCACATATTTCACTTGCCTTGTGGGGAATGTACAATCACGCTGCAGGATGTTGCCATACAGTTTGGGTTACGAGTGGACGGGCAACCATTGACAGGTTCACTACAATATGATTGGAAGAATATTTGTGAAGAGCTATTAGGCGTTCTACCAGATGATCTGAAAGGCTCAAGATCGAGTATCCTCTGGTTGGCTTCCCAGTTTCCAGAATTACCTCCCGATGCCGACGACATCAACGTACGtaggtatgcacgagcatacattatgcagcttattggaggatttttgttcGCTGACAAGTCAAATAATCTTCTCTCATGTTCCTCCTGCTACTGTCTTGATTTCGAGCATGCTGGtacgtactcgtggggtggtgcatATCTTGCATGGTTATATAGAGAACTTTGTCGAGCTATCAATGCACAACCGTTGGAAATAACACTACTACAGTTATGGGCTTATGATAGATTTCCAATTGTAGCACTACAAGTCTAG
- the LOC120073077 gene encoding berberine bridge enzyme-like 8, with protein sequence MWPHSLIYLLLLLLFSFSLASSSYESTTPLQRFLSCLRIQSSPSISNLIYTPQNASFSSVLQSYNRNLRFLTPQTPKPVVIITPLNPTHVQATILCAKPVGLEVRVRSGGHDYEGLSYRSTVPFVLLDMFNLRNIDISKEATNYVAWIEAGAIVGELYHRIAQFSPTLAFPAGVCPSIGVGGHFSGGGYGNLMRKYGLSVDNIIDALFVDVIGVIHDRKSMGEDLFWAIRGGGAASFGVVISWKIKLVSVPDTVTVFNLKLTVEQGALDVAHRWQSVAPNLPKDLFIRAMHNVMASATNEGEFTVQVSFIGLFLGTTESLIPLMNKYFPELGLNKSDCSERKWVESTLFWNNSPEGSNIDTLLNRPKNGSVFFKSRSDYVKKPISKEGISAIWRTMIGFENTHLVMQWNPYGGKMWEIEESATPFPHRAGNLFLIQYPLAWVEEGIESANFYMNMSKSLYNFMTPFVSRSPRESFLNYRDLDIGANLGSETNYRVAEECGRKYFKRNFDRLVKVKTMVDPDNFFRNEQSIPPLPKGKFV encoded by the coding sequence ATGTGGCCTCATTCTTTgatctatcttcttcttcttcttctgttttcattttcattagCATCTTCCTCCTATGAATCAACAACACCTCTTCAAAGATTTCTAAGTTGTCTTCGAATCCAATCCTCACCCTCCATTTCTAATCTCATCTACACTCCTCAAAACGCTTCATTTTCATCTGTTCTTCAATCTTACAACAGAAACCTCCGATTTCTAACCCCACAAACTCCTAAGCCTGTTGTCATAATCACGCCACTGAACCCGACCCATGTCCAAGCCACCATCCTCTGCGCCAAGCCCGTAGGCCTGGAGGTTCGAGTTAGGAGTGGCGGCCATGATTACGAGGGCCTTTCCTACCGTTCCACCGTCCCTTTTGTTCTTCTCGACATGTTCAATCTTCGTAACATTGATATTTCTAAAGAAGCCACCAATTACGTTGCGTGGATTGAAGCCGGGGCCATTGTGGGCGAACTTTACCATCGTATTGCTCAATTCAGTCCCACTCTTGCGTTTCCTGCTGGGGTTTGTCCTTCCATTGGCGTTGGCGGCCATTTTAGTGGAGGCGGATATGGGAATCTCATGAGAAAATATGGACTTTCTGTTGATAATATTATCGATGCTCTGTTTGTCGATGTGATTGGTGTGATTCACGATCGTAAGTCTATGGGGGAAGATTTGTTTTGGGCTATTAGAGGAGGTGGGGCTGCTAGTTTCGGCGTTGTTATTTCGTGGAAGATCAAATTAGTGTCAGTCCCTGACACTGTGACGGTTTTCAATTTGAAACTGACAGTAGAACAGGGTGCACTCGATGTGGCTCACCGTTGGCAATCTGTGGCCCCTAATCTACCGAAGGACTTATTTATTAGAGCAATGCACAACGTAATGGCGTCCGCTACAAACGAAGGGGAGTTCACAGTACAAGTTTCTTTTATCGGATTGTTCTTGGGAACTACTGAATCACTCATTCCTTTGATGAACAAGTATTTCCCTGAATTGGGTTTAAACAAAAGTGATTGTAGCGAGAGAAAATGGGTTGAATCGACTCTGTTTTGGAATAATTCCCCTGAAGGGAGCAATATAGACACTCTGCTCAATAGACCCAAGAATGGTTCTGTTTTCTTCAAGAGTAGATCTGATTATGTGAAGAAGCCGATCTCGAAGGAAGGGATTTCAGCGATTTGGCGAACTATGATTGGATTTGAGAATACCCATTTGGTGATGCAATGGAATCCATATGGAGGAAAAATGTGGGAGATTGAAGAATCCGCTACTCCATTTCCACATAGAGCTGGGAATTTGTTTTTGATTCAGTACCCATTGGCCTGGGTAGAAGAAGGAATTGAATCTGCGAATTTTTATATGAACATGTCGAAGAGCTTGTATAATTTCATGACTCCGTTTGTGTCGAGATCTCCCAGAGAATCGTTTTTGAATTACAGAGATCTTGACATTGGGGCGAATCTAGGGAGTGAAACCAATTACAGGGTTGCAGAAGAATGTGGGCGGAAGTATTTTAAACGAAACTTTGATCGATTGGTAAAAGTGAAGACGATGGTGGATCctgataatttttttagaaatgaaCAGAGTATTCCTCCATTGCCCAAAGGaaaatttgtttga